Below is a genomic region from Fodinibius saliphilus.
ACAATACTTGTTCCCGTAAAGCCGGTGTGACCAAACGTCCCAGCCGGACTTCCTTCCGCCGAAATAAACTCTGAATCCATCGCCCACCCTAATCCATTTCCAAACCTATCCTCAGTTAAAAAGGTATCCACAACCGAAGGTGAGATAATTTGCTCTCCACCGTATACACCATCATGCAATAAAAGATCGATAAGTACCTGCAGGTTATCTACCGAAGAAAATAGCCCCGCATGGCCGGCCACTCCCTTATTGGCATACCAGGCATTACCGTCATTCACTTCTCCTTGCAAAGTATACTGTCGCCAACCATCCCACAGTTCCGGCTCCACCGCTACTCGGTAGCCAAAATTGTTGTCATACACCATCTGTTTTTCAAAGGGGTTTCCGTGCGAGGTAGCTGCAATAACAGGTTCCAATTCTTTTTCAAGGGGATTAAAGACCGTATGTGAGAGGTCCAGCGGCCCGTAAATCTCCTGTTGCAGGTAGTTGTTCATCGGCATCCCCGTAACCTTTTCGATAATATCTCCCAACACCATGAAACCCAAGTCGCTATAGTGGCGCTCCTCTCCTACCTTCCACTTTAGAGAGAGATCTGCAATATATTGGCGACACTGTTGAGGATTTGAAGCATAATAATAGGTCGGTTTCCACTGGGCCAACCCCGAACTGTGGGTTAACAAGTGGCGAACTGTTATCTTCGATTTTTCTCCTTGATCAAATTCCGGTAAATAGTTAAACACGGGATTATCCAGAGCTATTTGCCCTTCATCTACCAGTTTCATAATCCCAAGGGTGGTGGCACAAACCTTGGTGAGCGAAGCCAAATCAAATAGGTGATCTGTGGTCATCTTTTGGGGATACTCGAGCTGCTTCAGATTATAGTCATACTTCTTGGAATAGCCATAAGCCGCCCGATGTAATATTGAATCTCCTTTCTTTACCTGTATCACTGCCCCTGGAATATGATCAGCTGCTATCTCTTTCTCAATGAGACTATCAATAGCAGGAATTTGCCCTGTTATAGGTTGTTCAACTTCATTCTCATGAGAACAACTAATGAGGCCAAACAACAAGAGACCAATGATATATATTTTGTTGTTGATCATCTTCATTGTGGTTCAGTAAAATATTTTTTACCAGTTTTAATTTTCTGGCATATGAATTTAAGTGAAGTATATCAGTCTATGGTTGATAATTTCATACCAATTTAAATTTTTAGAGTCAGCAAAATCTCAACGGACCATTGAAATCATCATCGACTGATGTTCAAAAACAATTTTTAATTCATAGCCAGCGATTTTTGGGGTTTGTTTTTTTCATCGTTGAAAAAATGAACTACTAACCTTTACAAAGGTAAAATAACATTGAGATTAAACTCTTTCTCTACGAATTAAATTTGAGATATTCCCTACGACTATCACGATCACACTGCCTGCCACCGTATACAACGGCCAGGCGATAGATAAAGGTTCTCCCGGCAAGATATTTTGAATGGGGCCTTCTACCATAAACAGCAGTGATACCAATCCTACAAAAAACCCTATCATTGCATCTGTTTTATCCGGTGCTGAAAATAACCTACCTAACAAAAAAGCACCCAATAGTCCGCCATAGGTATATGAGGCTATGCCGAGTCCCAACTCAACAACTGCTGGCCGTTCCCCTTCCTGTAGCTGCAAGTAAGCAAAAAAGAAGGCTGAACCTGTTAAGATAAAAGCCCAAACCATTGTGATAATTCGTGAAATCCTAAGGTCTTCTTCAGGGGTATTGTCCTGACCGAAGTAGGGTTTGTACAGATCCAAAGTCGTAGACGAAGCCAACGAGTTAAGAGAAGAGCTGAGGCTACTCATAGCTGCTGCAAAGAGAGAAGCGATAATGAGCCCCGAAAGTCCTACAGGAAGCTGTTCAACGATAAATTTGGCAAATATCTCATCAGTAGTGGCAAGCCCGAGCTGCTGTGCGGTTTGTGCATCATAGAAACTGTATAATAGTAAACCGATAAAAAGAAAGAGCCCAAACTGCAGGGCTACCACTACTCCACTCCATACCAGAGCACGCTGACTGTCTTTTACATCCCGGGTAGTAAGCAGACGCTGCACAATAAGCTGGTCGGTGCCGTGCGAGGCAATGGAGAAAATTGCCCCCCCAATAAGAGCAGTAAAAAAGGTGTAGGGCTGTGCAATAAAATCAGTAAACGGCTGACCAAAACCGAAGTCCAGAATCTGTGTTTTTCCAGCATCAGCAGCAATGGCAACGGCTCCTGCTATTCCTTCGGGCAGCTCTCCATACATTACACCGATGGCCAGAACCGCACCGCCGATATATACCCCCATCTGCATAACATCCATCCAAACAACTGCTTTAATTCCACCTATAAGAGTGTAGATCAGGGTGATGACAGAAATGGCCGTTATCGACAGAAGGTAAAGCTCGATATCGCCCCAACCGGTAAAGGCCCCGCCCAGCCGAAGAATGATCGCAAGCGGTATTGCTGTTGCAAAAAGACGAACTCCATCTGCCAACAAACGGGTTACCATAAAAGTAGTACTTGCCGCATTTCGCATGGAGGAACCAAAACGATTGGCTAAAAACTGATAGGCAGTAGTTTGCTTACCCTCAAAATAGGCCGGCAGTAATAATACACTAACCAGAAAGCGACCTACGATATAACCTAACGTTATCTGTAGAAATGTAAGGTTTCCCCCATAGGCTACAGCTGGAATACTGATAAATGTTAAGGTACTGGTTTCTGTTGCTACTACCGAGAACATCACGGCCCACCATGGTAACCCTTTGCCTCCCATGAAATAGTCTGAGGTAGAAGACTGTCGCCCAGCAGCGTATATCCCTAATGCGGCAACGCCAATGAGATAAACAACAATAACTACATAATCTATAATTGAAAAACCCAACTACGACCTCCTTATCAGATTCATTTAGTATTATATTTGAAGAGAGACCATTATAGTAATTTATTTCTAGCATTACAGAAGTTCTATATATTGGCAGTTGTCTAATTTTTTGAGAACATTTTAGAAGCTGTATTACTTCATTTGGTTTTTAAATACTTTAACACAGGATGAATTCTTCGATCATACAACTAAAAGAGATCGCACAAAAATCTACTAAAACTATTATCGGCCTAATGTCGGGCACCTCTCTTGATGGTCTCGACATTGCACTCTGTGAGGTTCAAGGGGCAGGCCAAAGCACGGAAGTTACACTCAAAAAATTTATTACCAAACTATACACAGCTCAAAACAAAAAGCGACTTAACGCAATCTCTTCCATAAATGAGACCTCGATGGAAGAGGTGTGTCTGCTTCACTCCTGGTTAGGGAATTACCATGGCAAACTGGTTAATGAAGCACTGCGCGAATGGGATATTGCCCCTTCGGATATAGACTGTATTGCCAGTCATGGACAAACGATTTACCATTTGCCCAAAATCCAGCATCGTCAGGAGGGTATGCCTAACAGTACTCTGCAAATTGGAGATTCTGATCATATCGCACGAACTACCGGTATCCTAACCATCGGTGATTTCCGGCAAAAACATACAGCTGCCGGAGGGGAGGGAGCACCTATGGTCTCTTTTGTGGATAGGCTGCTCTATACTCATCATACTGAAAATCGTGTTCTACTAAATATTGGAGGCATTGCTAACTTTACCTACTTACCGGCCAGAAATAACAATCAATCTGAGACCATTACCACTGATACCGGGCCAGGTAATACACTGATTGATATGGCAACTCAACAATATTTTGCTAAAGAATATGACAAGGATGGGGCTATTGCTAAGAGGGGAACAGTAAACCGCAAAGCTCTTAATGCACTCAAAGCCGATCCCTATTTTAAAAAACCACTTCCCAAAACAACGGGTCCCGAGCTATTCAATTTAACTTGGGTAGATCGCCTTCTTTATAAAGCGGGGGTGGCAGATATCGATCCCGAGAACCTGGTAGCAACATTGAGTCGCTTGACCGCCGAAACCATTACTGACTCTATCAAGAAGGTATTGGATGAACAACAACCTGCTATCTACATAAGCGGAGGGGGGATTCACAATCCTGTAGTTTACAACTGGATAACAGAACTTCTTCCAAGTTGCAGTACCAGCAGCTTTGAAAATATTGGATTTAATCCTGATGCTAAAGAAGCTGTTATCTTCGCGATATTGGCGAATGAGACCTTATCCGGGAAGGGATTTTCATTAGATGCCAACAATCCCGATAGTCCTACAATAAACTTTGGTAAGATATCTTTTCCCACCTGATATCAGATCTTAATAAAAATCTCTCGCTTATAGAATAGCCACATTATCCACAGCCAGAAAAGGATATAGCTTACTGCAAAGATAAGCGACGCATTAATCGGGCTCGCAATAGGTAGCAACAAACCCTCATAAATCACACCTTTAATACTGCTCGTACCCTCTGAGGTAGTTACGGGGATAAGGTAAAACAACTTGGCCATTAAAGAGGAGAGCACAAATACTGCTAAAGCATTAAGACCATAAATCTTAAATGGTTCTGCCCATTTCTTGTATCCTTTCATATCTATAAGCCAATAACAAATTGCTAAAAAGTGCAGAGCAAAGCCTCCGGTAAAGAGTACATAGCTGCTGGTCCAAAGTCCTTTGTTAATAGGAAACCAGACATCAACAATCAGGCCTAGTACTAAGCCCAAGTTCCCATACAGGAACATACGTATCACTTTTTCTTGGTCTGTTTGGCCGGATCGCAATAGTTTCCCAGTTAATAAACCGATCAGCACGGTTGCAATAGCAGGAATAGTGCTAAGCAATCCTTCTGGTTCCCAGCCGGGTTTCCATAAATGTCCACCTAACAAAAGCTGATCAATATAAGTCGCCAAATTCCCTTCTTTTGTCAGTACGCCAACACCCTGACCCGGTACGGGTACCGTCATCATTAAAATCCAATACCCCACAAGAATACCAACCATCCACAGTACCAAGGATTTTACCTTTCGGAACTCTAAAAAAATAATGGAAGCAAATAAATAACAAAGTGCAATTCTTTGCAGCACCCCCATAATTCGCATTGAGGAGAAATCGTATAATTGCAGCGGATCAAAACGGATAAGCGGAAATACGGCCATGAACAGCCCAATCCCGAAAAGTATAACAGAGCGTTTAATCACCTTTTTATATAACACTGATTTGGGAATCTCGCGCTCAAACATTTTACCAAAAGAGTACGTCATTGCGACTCCTACGATAAATAAGAAGAAAGGAAAAATAAGATCGGTTGGTGTCCAGCCGTGCCATTGGGCATGCAACAATGGCGCATACACATGCGACCAATTACCCGGATTATTAACCAAAATCATTCCAGCAATAGTAATGCCTCTGAAAACATCTAACGATACCAAACGCTCTCGACGTTGAACCATAATCTCACAACCAACTCAGCTAAAAAATAAATAGGGATATACAATGCGTAAACCCTTAGTTAATTGAAATGACTGACAGTTTCAACGCCCTAACATTAATTTTTACTTACTCTCTATGCAATACCTGTTGCAAATAGTTTGCAGATCTCTCTACGAAGGGTGCTTTTTCAACCAATTGTAAAATTTTTGGATCGCCTTTCCCCGATGACTAATTTTATTCTTTTCATCGGCACCCAGTTCAGCAAAAGTAAGTTCATAACCTTCAGGTTTAAAAACAGGATCATAACCAAAGCCCTGCTCACCCCGCTCCTCTTTTAATATTTCGCCCCTGCAAATCCCCTCAAAGGCATATTGGCCTTTATCAGTAACAAAAGCAGCAACCGTTCGAAATTGTGCTTTACGATCTTGCGTAGGTACCTCCGATAATTCATCTAGCAGTTTATCGTTATTGTCTTGATAGGTAACGGATTCCCCGGCGTAGCGGGCCGAATACACTCCGGGTGCCCCATTAAGTGCATCTACTTCCAGACCGGTATCATCAGAAAGAGTCGGTAACCCTGTTTCATGATGCACATATTCAGCTTTTTTAAGAGCATTACCTTCAAGCGTTGGTCTATCCTCTACAACCTCTTCTAATTCAGGAAAGTCATAGGTTGATTTGAGCGTAACCCCTAACGGCTTTAATGTTGCTCGTAATTCTTTAATCTTATCTTTATTCCCGGATGCTAAAACAATTGTCTCAAACATATATGCAGTTAATCGCTGGCTTTGGATTTCTTCAATATCTCTTGTACTTCGTGCCATTTTAGTCGCGGACCAAATTGTGATACGATTTTAGAGCCTGCCAAACTGGCCAACTTTCCAGCACCGGCATATCCTAAACCATTGGTAATGCCGTATAGAAAAGCACCTGCATACATATCGCCGGCACCATTAGAATCCACTGCTTTCACTTGGTAAGGTTCAATATCAATAAAAGTATCACCATCGTAGATCATTGCCCCATTTTTCCCTTGGGTAATGACAAAACGATTAGCCTCTTTTTTGAGAGCTTCTCGCGCCTCCATAATATCATTTTTCCCGGTATATATCCTTGCTTCCTCTTCATTACAGAATAGCAGATCTACCGAAGCCCCCACTACTTCCTCAAAACGCTCCTTAAAAGCTTCTACTATAGAAGGATCAGAAAGAGTAAGTGCTGTTTTTACATCATTCTCTTGTGCAATTCGTTTTGTCTCTTTCATCGCCTCAAATCCACCATCAGCTGCTACCAGGTACCCTTCGATATAGACAAATTCCGAGTCTTTTATTGCGAGTTCATCAATTTCTTTAGGTGATAACTCAGAAGTTATCCCTAAATAGGTATTCATCGTGCGTTCCGCATCATCGGTAACCATTACCAAGCATTTGCCGGTGATTCCGTTTTCGCGTTCCTGGCGGTCAAAATTGGTGTTAATTCCGGCCTCTTTCATGTCTTCGAGATACAAATCTCCGAATTTATCATCCGCTACCTTGCATGAATAGAATGCTTTGCCTCCAAATTGGCTAACCGCAAAAATAGTATTTGCAGCTGATCCTCCGGGCTTCTCAATTGTTTCTTCTCTGTTGATATCGTCAATCAGACTAAATTGGGTATCTTCATCTACAAGAGTCATAACCCCTTTGGTAACCTCATGCTTACTTAGAAATGAATCTGAAACTTCAAACTCCATATCTACAAGGGCGTTACCAATACCGTAAACGTTATACTTCTTTTTCATAGGAATGATAAAAGGGTCTATAATTAAGAATATTAAAGTGCAGAAAATACGAACTCTGAAGGGCTGAATAAAGTAAAAAGGTAGTTGAATAAAAAAGGCACCTGCCTACAAAAAGCAGGTGCCCATTAAAACTATGCAGAAACTAAATCAAATAACTTAGTTATGTGCAATAGGATCAGGATCTCCATCAGGATCATTAATAGCTGTTCCATCACTATTAGGACTGCCGTTTGTTACAAGTAGAAGACCTGCAACGTGAGGACTTGCCATAGAAGTACCGCTGATAGTATCGGTACCGCCATCCATCCATAGTGAAAGAATATCAACACCGGGAGCAGCATACTCAATTGGTGGATTACCGTAGTTAGAGAATGAAGCAAAAGTATCCGTATCATCAATAGCCGATACGGTCCACACGTTATTGTATTCTACACGAGCAGGAGAATAATTATTTGCATCATCACTGTCGTTACCTGCTGCAATTGCAAAGTAAATGCCTTGGTCTGCGGCATTGCGAACAGCATCATCAACAGACTGAGAAGCCCCACCGCCGAGACTCATATTTGCGACGTCACCGGCAGAAGCATTGGCTGCTACATAATCGATACCATTAATAATTCCTGAATACGAACCACTGCCTCGGCTATCAAGCACTTTTACACCTACTACCGTAGCTCCGGCTGCAACGCCAACTACATCGATATCGTTATCAATAGCTGCAATAGTACCGGCAACATGCGTACCGTGACCATTTCCGTCATCAGCACTCTTTGAATCTTTACCGGAAGTAATAAAAGTTACACTTCTGGATTGATCAACATTTAAGTCGGGATGATCCAGATCAACTCCGGTATCGATCACCCAAGCAGTACCAGAACTAGCAGTAGCGCCACCTATTCGGGTAATTCCCCATGGTGTAGTTTGAGAAGTTGAACCACCATCACCGTCTTTACACGAAGGCCATGGCGAGCATGATCCCGGGGGGGCCAAAGCTACCATACGATCTTTTTCGATATATGCTACACGATCATCGTTACGAAGATCTGATAACTGCTTATCACTCAAATTAGCAGCAAAACCCTGAATAGCGACATTATATTTATTTGATACAGCTTTTTCTTCGATGCTGTAGCTGGTAAGCATTTCAGACCTGACAGCTTTTACTCTATCAGAACCAATTGCTTTTCCTTTTGAATCTTTTTCATCAAACACCACAATATATCGATTCCCGATATCCTGGGGTGTTTTGGAAAGATCCTGTGTTTCTTGTTGATTTTCGTTGTTAAGATTATTGGTCGGCTGATCGCAGGCTGCAAAGCCAAAAACGATTAACACAACCACTAAGGTTAACTTAGAAAATATATTTCTCATAGTTATCCATCTTTTATTTGAAAATTATATTCGCCGAAGCGAACATTGAAAGACAGAAATTTATAGCTCGAAATGCCCTAAAGAATTTTGGAAGAAAGCATTTGTAAAATTTCTGTTACAATTGTTAAGAGGGGTTAATAACCAAAAATGATTCGAATTTTCCAAGATAAATGGACAATTAATTATTAATCATTAAACCAATATTGATACATAACCTAACTAGGTTAGGGTATATGCCTTTTTCCTTTCGCTGTTTTTCTTTTTTAGATCAAAAATGTAGCCCAATAAAAAGCACCTGCCCAAATGGACAGGTGCCCGAGTAAAGTTTCTTACTTTATTTCTATCTATTGATGAATAATTGGGTCGGGATTACCGTCAGGATCGCCATTGGCAGTACCATTACTGCTGGGATTTCCACCGGTAACGAGCAATACTCCTGCAGCATGGGGACTTGCCATGGAAGTACCGTCAATGGTATTTGTACCATTATTTTTCCATAGAGATTTAACACTCACACCCGGAGCTGCATACTCAATAGGCGGATTACCGTAATTGGAGAACGACGCAAAATTATCGTTAGAATCGATAGCTGAGATCGTCCACACGTTATTGTATTCCACCCGTGCAGGAGAATAATTATTTGCATCATCGCTGTCGTTACCTGCAGCAATAGCAAAATAAATACCCTGATCTGCAGCATTTTGTACAGCATTATCAACAGATTGGGAAGTGCCACCACCAAGACTCATGTTAGCAACATCACCGGGAGAAGCATTTGCTGCCACATAATCTATCCCGTCTATAATACCCGAGTAGGTTCCACTTCCATTACTACCGAGTACTTTTACACCTACTATGGTAGCACCGGCAGCTACACCAACAACATCGATATTATTGTCTTTTGCTGCAATAGTTCCTGCAACGTGTGTTCCATGTCCATTACCATCATCTGCGGAAGGTTCACCAGAAACAAATGATGTGCTCAAGTTAGTATTAACATTAAGATCATCATGGTCCAGATCTACACCTGTATCAATAACCCAAGCGGTGCCTGAGCTGGCAGTAGCTCCACCTACGCGGTCAATACCCCACGGTGTCTCTTGCGAACCGCCGTCATCGTCATGGCAACCGATGCCATAATAGTAGCAGTACCACCAAGGATAATGATCATTTATTTTAGGAGGGGAAAGTATAACTATCCGATCTTGCTCTACATAGTCTACGTCTTTATCATTACGTAGCTTGGCAAGTTGGTTATCAGAAAGCTCGGCCGCGAATCCTCCAATTGCATTGGTAAATCTATGTTTAAGAGCATCACTGCCAATTTTGTACTTTGAGACCATCGAGCTTATTTTTTGTGACCGCAGCTTCGCCTTTGATTTGCTCTTGTCAGAGTCCTTATCAAAGACTACGATGTACTGGCCATCAATAGGCTGGCCCTGTTTATCCATTATTTTCTGGATCTCTTCTTTTTTGGTTAGTTCTTCCTTTTGATTGTTAGTTGGATTATCACAAGCTGTCATTACGAGAAGAGCAACAACAGTAAATGCGATTAACTTATTTGTTATTTTAGATTTAGATAACATAAATAGTCTATCCTTTTCTATTAAAATTTATCCACTGTTTGTGGTGTACTAATCGTGGTAAAAAATCCTGAATAGTTGTTTTTATTACGCTCACCAATACTATTGGCTTATTTTTTAAGGATCTTTCACCATTTTCATTTACAAGAGTTAACAATTGTTAGATTGTTACAGGTTTTTTTCTAAAAATATTTATAGCCCAAGAAACGGCATCAGGACCTATATACAGGATTTACGCAATTAAATAATTCACATAAAACAAAAATACCACCCTCATTTTAGTAATGGGTATGTTATATTTAGATGAATTTTGTTCGATTATGGAATCCTGTTGTGGGAAATATAGAACAGCACATTAATACCTAAAGCTATTGTTAGTAGCCCAATGGAGGAGCTTGTTAATTTTTTAAAAAATCGATTACAAAAGGAGCTGCCCGGAAGAGAGGCTCAGCTCAAGATGGCACCAAAACCTATTTCAAGTGGTAGTATTAGAAAAATGGAGGCTCCCAACCATGCCAATGACAGCAGTGTATTAATTTTGTTATTCCCCAATGAAGAGGGAGAAGCAGAATTAACCCTTACCCTGCGAAGTCATGATATTGACCATGGGGGACAAATAAGTTTTCCGGGAGGGAGAGCTGAAGCGGGAGAAAGCCCTGCCCAAACAGCACTACGTGAAGCCGAAGAAGAAATTGGTATTAATGCTGATTCTGTTACCATCATAGGACAACTCAGTGATCTGTATATTAACAATTCAAATAACCTTGTCACCCCAGTTGTTGGTATTTCAAAACAAAAACCCACATTTGACATTAACCCCTCAGAAGTTGAAGAAGTATTTGCTGTTGAACTAAATTCCCTTTTGCATAAGAAAAACCTAAGTGTTGAAAACTGGGAGCTGGGCAAACATAGCTATAAAGTTCCCTATTGGAATATTCACCAAGTGCCCCTGTGGGGAGCTACAGCAATGATGTTACATGAACTGCTCGATCTCTACCGGGCATATTGTGAATAATAAAACCAATTAAACTAAAAATGCTATTAAATTATAAGCATTAATTTACAGATGGAGTGGATAATAGCAGGTTTAACATTCGGTTTTCTTGGCAGTTTCCACTGTGTAGGCATGTGTGGCCCCATTGCCCTGGCTCTACCTCTCAAAAGGAATGAGCGTATTTATTACATAGCCTCCAGAATGATCTACAATATCGGTCGGATCATCACCTACAGTCTGCTTGGCTTTCTGGTTGGTTTTTTCAGCAGTATGATTGCTATAGGCGTCTACCAACAAGGGCTTTCTATTGGTATGGGTGCTCTAATGTTGCTAGCTCTCGGATGGAGTAAATTGCGAATACTTCTACAACGGATGGAAAAAATGCCAACTAAGTTTATCGATAAAATAAGTCGACATTTCAAACAGCTGTTCAATAATGGAAGAATATGGTCCCTCTTCCTTATTGGCTTATTAAATGGTTTACTACCCTGTGGGTTTGTGTATATGGGATTGGCAACGGCCCTCACCTTTGGCAGCATCCAAAGCAGTACCCTCTTTATGGCAGGCTTTGGGCTAGGTACGGTACCGGCCATGTTGGGTATTAGCTTGGCCGGCGGATTGGTACCCCCGGCCTTCCGAAAAAAATTACGACAACTCTCTCCCTATTTTATTGCGCTGGTTGGCATTATTCTAATATTGCGTGGGCTAGGGTTAGGAATTCCTTTTATTAGCCCAATTCTCTAAGAAACGCTAGACCAAGTATTTGGAGTCAATAAGCTGGTTATCAGTATCATCATGCACCGCATAATTAAACCCTTGCTGAATGCTGTATCCACCAACCTGTCCCTGCTTACTAATGGCAATAAAACCAACCTGCGTATTTTCAAGAGTATCTTTATTTGCTACTATTCGTTCTACCGCATTTTTACAAGCTTGTTCAGGACTATCCCCGCGCCGCATATTTTCAACCACAAGATGACTACCGCACACTCTAATAATTTCTTCTCCTACTCCAGTACCGGATGCGGCTCCCACTTCATTATCAACGTATAGCCCACTTCCAATAAGGGGCGAATCTCCAATACGCCCATGCATTTTCCACGCCATTCCGCTTGTGGTACAAGCTCCCGACAGGTTCCCCTCACTGTCTAGTGCCAGCATGCCAATGGTGTCGTGGTTTTCAATATTTACTTTAGGTTCATAATTCGCATTTTTTTTCCACTGCTCCCACTCTTTTCGAGACTTTTCTGTGAGTAAATCTTTCTTCTTAAACCCTTGATCCAAAGCAAAATCAACAGCACCTTGCCCGACCAGCATCACATGGGGAGAATTCTCTTTCACTTTACGAGCCACAGATATGGGGTGCATTATATGTTGTATCGCTCCCACCGACCCACACTCTTGCTGCTCATCCATAATGCAGGCATCAAGAGTTACAAAACCATCACGGTCCGGCCGTCCGCCATACCCTACGGTTCGCACCTCAGAGTCAGCTTCGGTTACCCGCACCCCGGTTTCTACAGCATCTAAAGCTGAACCTCCTTCATTGAGCACTTTCCAGGCTGCATTATTGGCTTTCACTCCATGTCTCCACGTTGAAATGACTATCGGCTTCTTTATTTTTCCAGAAAATGAATGGGATGAAGACGCCCAGTCTTGAAAAGGGAACAAGCCACCGAGAGCCGAAATTTTCAAAAAGTTTTTTCTACTAATCATGATCGTACTTAATTAAATAAATATTATAACATTTCTACTGCTTGTTCTGCCACATCCATCCCAATAGCAATGCCCATGCCACTGAGGCCCGCTGCCACAAATCGCCGATTATCAACCTGTCTAACGATAGGGGACTTATTAGAACTAAAACCCATAATCCCGGACCACTCGGACGCAATCTCCCAATTTTGGGGTAATTGTAAAACCTCATCCACGAACTGTATCAACTGCTTTTTAATTTTGGGATTTACTCCAAACTGCTCCGTTTCTTCCTGTTCTTTATCAATATTTCGAGCCCCTCCAATAAGCAGTCTTTGACCGACATTACGAAAATAGACATAGCCTCGATCATGATGAAAAATTCCTTTCCAAGGCAACTCTTTTTGTTCATT
It encodes:
- a CDS encoding NUDIX hydrolase; translated protein: MEELVNFLKNRLQKELPGREAQLKMAPKPISSGSIRKMEAPNHANDSSVLILLFPNEEGEAELTLTLRSHDIDHGGQISFPGGRAEAGESPAQTALREAEEEIGINADSVTIIGQLSDLYINNSNNLVTPVVGISKQKPTFDINPSEVEEVFAVELNSLLHKKNLSVENWELGKHSYKVPYWNIHQVPLWGATAMMLHELLDLYRAYCE
- a CDS encoding S8 family peptidase, with protein sequence MRNIFSKLTLVVVLIVFGFAACDQPTNNLNNENQQETQDLSKTPQDIGNRYIVVFDEKDSKGKAIGSDRVKAVRSEMLTSYSIEEKAVSNKYNVAIQGFAANLSDKQLSDLRNDDRVAYIEKDRMVALAPPGSCSPWPSCKDGDGGSTSQTTPWGITRIGGATASSGTAWVIDTGVDLDHPDLNVDQSRSVTFITSGKDSKSADDGNGHGTHVAGTIAAIDNDIDVVGVAAGATVVGVKVLDSRGSGSYSGIINGIDYVAANASAGDVANMSLGGGASQSVDDAVRNAADQGIYFAIAAGNDSDDANNYSPARVEYNNVWTVSAIDDTDTFASFSNYGNPPIEYAAPGVDILSLWMDGGTDTISGTSMASPHVAGLLLVTNGSPNSDGTAINDPDGDPDPIAHN
- a CDS encoding isoaspartyl peptidase/L-asparaginase family protein, whose translation is MISRKNFLKISALGGLFPFQDWASSSHSFSGKIKKPIVISTWRHGVKANNAAWKVLNEGGSALDAVETGVRVTEADSEVRTVGYGGRPDRDGFVTLDACIMDEQQECGSVGAIQHIMHPISVARKVKENSPHVMLVGQGAVDFALDQGFKKKDLLTEKSRKEWEQWKKNANYEPKVNIENHDTIGMLALDSEGNLSGACTTSGMAWKMHGRIGDSPLIGSGLYVDNEVGAASGTGVGEEIIRVCGSHLVVENMRRGDSPEQACKNAVERIVANKDTLENTQVGFIAISKQGQVGGYSIQQGFNYAVHDDTDNQLIDSKYLV
- a CDS encoding sulfite exporter TauE/SafE family protein; translation: MEWIIAGLTFGFLGSFHCVGMCGPIALALPLKRNERIYYIASRMIYNIGRIITYSLLGFLVGFFSSMIAIGVYQQGLSIGMGALMLLALGWSKLRILLQRMEKMPTKFIDKISRHFKQLFNNGRIWSLFLIGLLNGLLPCGFVYMGLATALTFGSIQSSTLFMAGFGLGTVPAMLGISLAGGLVPPAFRKKLRQLSPYFIALVGIILILRGLGLGIPFISPIL
- a CDS encoding S8 family peptidase; amino-acid sequence: MLSKSKITNKLIAFTVVALLVMTACDNPTNNQKEELTKKEEIQKIMDKQGQPIDGQYIVVFDKDSDKSKSKAKLRSQKISSMVSKYKIGSDALKHRFTNAIGGFAAELSDNQLAKLRNDKDVDYVEQDRIVILSPPKINDHYPWWYCYYYGIGCHDDDGGSQETPWGIDRVGGATASSGTAWVIDTGVDLDHDDLNVNTNLSTSFVSGEPSADDGNGHGTHVAGTIAAKDNNIDVVGVAAGATIVGVKVLGSNGSGTYSGIIDGIDYVAANASPGDVANMSLGGGTSQSVDNAVQNAADQGIYFAIAAGNDSDDANNYSPARVEYNNVWTISAIDSNDNFASFSNYGNPPIEYAAPGVSVKSLWKNNGTNTIDGTSMASPHAAGVLLVTGGNPSSNGTANGDPDGNPDPIIHQ